One Aegilops tauschii subsp. strangulata cultivar AL8/78 chromosome 2, Aet v6.0, whole genome shotgun sequence genomic window, atagcggttcgaccgataaagatcttctagaatatgtaggagccaatatggccatccaggttccgctattggttattgaccggagaggtgtctcggtcatgtctacatagttctcgaactcgtagggtccacacgcttaacgttcgttgacgatatagtgttatatgagttatgtgatttggtgaccgaatgttgttcgaagtcccggatgagatcacggacatgacgaggagtctataaatggtcgagaggtaaagattgatatataggacgatagtattcggacaccggaagtgtttcggggggtattgggtacttatcgggtcaccggaaggggttccaggcacccccggcaaaagatatgggccttatgggccaagagagggaacgcaccagccacaaggggctggtccGCCCCCCATAGctggccggcctaggaggagtaggaaaggggggagggaaaggaaagtgtggattaggattcccacttccttccctccccccccccctctttccttccccctcagttatatatggcagggggcgcggcttgggagggactccaagtaggattcctcctacttgggcgcctcctatggctgctcctccctccctcccacctatatatatgtgggagggggtgCCTAGCACACACGTGATCAattgttagccatgtgcggtgcccccctccaccatttacaccccggtcatattttcgtagtgcttaggcgaagccctgcggagatcacttcaccatcaccgtcacaaCACCGTCGTGCTggcagaactcatctactacctcgccgtcttgctggatcaagaaggcaaaggacgtcaccgagctgaagtgtgctgaacgcggaggtgacatacgttcggtactagatcggttggatcgcgaagaaagttcgactacatcaaccgtgttgtgaaacgcttccacttacggtctacgaggatacgtagacacactctcccctcttgttgcgatgcatctccttgatagatcttgcatgtgcgtagaaaaAAATCCGTACAACGTTTCCCAACAAGGAGGGCTACAGTTTACAGGCCTCCTAGTTGATCTCATGCGCAAGGGCTTCTTGGCTTTCACATCAAGATGGTCTTCCCGCTCCGAGACGGGCCCCTGGACTGGCTCCCAGAGTTGAGCCGCCACCAGGTCCATTGGGCCCTGAGGTCGTCCCGACACCAGGCTTCCCGGTCGATGGGCCAACCCCGGTATATTTATTGTCCAGCTTTATTTGTTCCGCTTGCCTACTCACTTAAATGTATACTCTTAGAATGAAATTTACCAAGTGCATAGAAATATACTCTCCTAAACCTAAACATATCTAGAAAAAAAGCTTCATCCTCGTAACGTCATTCACTTATTCCTAAGTAGATCCACGATCTCTAAACATAAAATTTCTTATGGAACTATTGGATATAGGAGATTTTGCAGGAAAGAACCATAACTATGTGAATTCATTTGAGTAGGCACTTATATTTACCTCACTGACAATCCTATTGAATGAAAATAATTCGACTGAAGGCCATCGACATTGAGTTGACCTGCCCCGTCACAAGCTTCCTGATCACCTACCTTGCTCTTCCTCTCTTGGTGAGGAAGATCTCTTCGGCGCTCATGTTGCTTGTCGAGTGGACGGCCAAGAAGTTGTCCACTTGGAGGGTGTCCATGCTCGCTCTTGAGGTGAAAGACTCTCGCTCGTTCCCTACATTCTCTTCGCCATGCTCACTCACCTCCTCCTTGTGATGGGTCTTGGCCCTCCAATGTTGAAGAAAGTGAACCACATTATTCACGAGTTCCTATGGCACGGTGGAAGCGAGGTTAGAGTCGGTCGGTCGATGCCTCGTCCGTTGGCCCAAGGTATGTCGCCCCCTCGAGCATGGTGGCCTCAGCATCCGTGATATGCAAGGAATTGACATTGCTCTTCGCGTCTAAGGGATGTGGTTCCGGGCCACCTTGCCACCCCTGCACACCCCTTGTGACCATGACTTCAGTGACATCTTCAATTCCTCCACCACATGGGTACTTGGCGACGGGCAGTCTTGTTGTTTCTGGACCAACTATTGGTTTGATGGTCAATCATCGTGCCATCCTTGTTATCCCTTGTGCCACGCCAATGCCGCAAGGTGCGTTCTATAGCCGAGGCGCTACACGAGCGTGCGTGGATCCAAGGCGTGAAAGTGCGTGATATCAACCAaaggggggtgaatgggagatttttCTCAAATTCTTCAAAGAAGCGAGTTCTTCAAAGAATAACAACACGATGAATAACTAAACGGAAGCGTAACTACACTACGCATGCAAATCAGAGTAGCGACAAATTCATCACGGTGAAATAGAACATGCATAGGAAGTAACCGGTCATACAAAGCATGCAGATACAAAGGTATTTAACCTAAGTACAACGAAACTGAAGACAAACAGAACATAGCAAAAACTGATGAAATTGTGAAACACGTAGATGGCGGAAATTATTGAGTTGAAGAAATAGAACCGGATTACTCGATGAAGACAATGGATTTGTATGACCAGTTCAGTTGTCGTGACAACTGTACATCTGGTTAGTGAGGcttgagatttaactcagaagaaaTTTAGTCTTCGCATTATTCCCCTTGAACTAAGATCACTAGACCTGCCCAATCACTCGTGCTAattcttcaaggtagacttccaaaaccttcacagactcgttCTATGGCACTCCACAAATTCTTCTTGGATGCTCTGAagatgacgcctaaccgtctaaaatatcacagtcttcaaaggtaacaaacGCTGGATCACACAGGACGATCTCTTCattgatgctcaatcactttggcttTGGGTGTTTGAGTTTTTCCACACTTAGGATTCTCTCAGGTTCTTCGGAGGATGGGTTACTCTAGTTGGCACTTGTCAATCAATCACTTAGAGCAGCCAACCAACAAATGGTTgtgggggcggctatttatagcctggGGGCAACTTGACATGAAATGAGTCATGCCCTTCGGACATGACCGTTGTCAGGTAAGATCCACATGACAACTCGCGCTAGCACAACAACGATCAAAACTCACAATTTCCTCGCGGTAGAAAAAACACACTAGCAAAATCCTAACTCTTTAGTCACACCAATTTCGTCAACGACCAGAAGAACCGCGTCTCTGTTGCTGAAGAACTCAACTCCACTACAAGAGATTTCCAAAGTCTTACTCAAAGAAATAGGTAAGTTTGAGCATCACTTCAGAAATACGCCTATGTATCACCTAGATCCTTTTTAATAGTATGGTGTTCCGTATGAGTCAATATAAACGAaaagaaactacgaaaacaaaatcTTCACGTTCCAATTCatcacttcaatttcttcaaaggGGCACACCAATTTTTTCAATGTAAACATACATTTAGGGATCATCTTTCTTGGTTAAATCAAATATTTAGGGACTTTATCCCCCCCCCCCAATTGATTGGATGAATCAATGCAAACAGTACCCACAGTGCCCGTGCTACAATGGCGAGCAGTATGCATCTACATCTACAGTGTTTTCTGCTACAATACATAATCTGGATTGTTGATTTTTGATTCAACGGCCGTGTTACGACGTGACATGTTATGAGCATGTCACTGGATCTCTCTCCAGACGGGCTTATATAAGGGCATGGCCCCGCTTTACGTCAGATTCTTTAATTGGCTAGCGATCGAAGACCGGTGATGGATGTTGTTGCCCTGTGACCACCTCGGCTTGCAGCTGCGTTGGCGAagtgttgcggcggcggcggtgtgaAGCTCCTCGGACGGTGTTGCCCAATTCCTGGTGGTGTGGTGAGGTGCGACGCGCGGATGAAAATCTTGCTCGGCTTCCGTTGGACCGGCGGCGATGGCACCCGTGGATGTCATCCCCCTCATTGGAGGCGTTCGTCGAGGCGTGTTCGTCATGTCCCTCGCTCACTCGGAGTTGTAGCTGTCTCCGGGCGAAAGCCTCAATTCGGTTTTGGGTCGGCACAAGGGCGGCGGCATCGACGTCGTTTCTCTGTTGGGAGCTTTGTGTTGGAGACATGGCTAGTTCCTTGACGCTCTCCTCCGGTGTTCGTCGATGTCCTCTCTGTTTCACGACAGCGCTATGCACGCCCATCGCCGGTGTGTCCAAGACGGCGTCTTTCTCGGATCGGATCGAGTCCTGTCACCCACTTGCCACTTCCTCTTAGGCGATAAGAGTGGATGATGCGTCGACAAGTGAAGCTCTGCAGAAGTTGGTGGTCTTTGGAGGTGTCCGGCGTCGGTCGAGACACGGTGTTGTGTTTCAGTTTGGATAGGCTCTTTGTATTGTAGTTTGCTTGCGGTGTTGTTCGTCTTTGGTGTGGTGTTGTGCTACTTTCGTTGTTTGCAGTGAGTGTAGTTTCTTGTAACTGAAATTCTGCCTTCTATAAAGTTATGGTACGCCTAGGCGTACTCTTGAAAAAAACAGAATAATATGCAATTGCGTATTCACAAAAAAAAACAATGCTAATTGACAGTTTTGTGACTCTAGTTCAGCTACCCACTGTTCCTATCCTCTTTTTCGGAAAGGGTACCCTTTTCTATCATCCTACGAGATGACAGAACTTCAGATTTTTTTTGTACTGTAAGCACACATTTTTTTTTCAATTAAGAGTGTTTCAGTAAAATTATGCTATTGCACGAAAATGTAAATGCACTACCGACTCAGATCGAAGTCAGGTTACCAACCGTGTATTCAATCTTCAGACGTGCATACCCTTTTAGCTGCTCAACACTACTCAAAACAAGCAGTGAACCACGTAAATACCTGAGGACATCACACTTTTCACAAACGTCACAACTCCTCCAGGATGGCTGCCAAATCCTTCCAAGAACAAAATACATGTAAGCTCGCCCTTGCTCATTGGTATGACAATATTTGCACCAAGGCAAATGCAAGAGTTTGGAGTATAGTGGATCTTGCTTGACCCAAGCACTAACATCTTTCATTCAGCATACCACTAACCGAATGGACCATGGAACTCAATTCCTGGCGCAGAACATGAAGGGGAAGCAATTTCATTCAGTTAAGGGAGTAAAGGTGCTGATCTAGTCTAACAATCTATTCAATGCTGAACCATTTACAACAAACATACAATGTGACATGGGCATTAACATAGGGATGACCACGCAGTCTAACTACTGAGGACGTCTCCTAAATTCTGGTGCAAAAATTTCCACCGCAGAATGCTATTGTGTGGTCAGAAGAGCCCGGGCGGGCTTTCGGATCATAGGGCATGCTATCAACATATATCCCACCACAGCCTTTCTCCAAATGCCGGATTACTGAACTCCCGTACCAAACAAAATGGGCCGGTAGATATGATATGATTTCGAGCAGTGTTCATCCATCCATATTCTGATATCTTGCACAGGGGAGGATCGATCTACGACATGACCTGTGATCCCTAATATTTTGCATATCCACTTCATGGACGTCCCATTTCTGCTGTTGCTCAATTTTGTGGCCCGGGTCCACAAGTCCTTAGATGCTCAATTTTGTGGCCCGGGCCTGCCTGACATCTGATCTTGTAGTCACACGTGTTCATTATCCACACTCCCTGCTTATAACTGCAAGGCGAGATCTGGCTGTTGTGCTTCCAAATTGATGCCCGAAGACTGTCGAGCTGGTGGTGAACCTGGAGAGGGAAACCCAATGTTCAAGTCTGGACGGAGCATATCCATGTTTGGCTTCTGTTGCATGTGAGGAACCAACCCTTGCCATTGTGATTGGCCCTGTGATCTTGAGAAATCTGTCTGGACCAACTGTGGAAATATCACCAAGCCCTTGTTTTGACCTGGACTTTCTCTAGGAACCTGAACAGGTTGTCTAAAGAACTGAGGAACAGCACTTATCTTCGTTTCATCACAAGTTCGGACATTTGCAAATGGCATCTTCCAGCCAGAGTTGCCGTCATTAAAATTCGGACTCACTATGGTTGGTTTGCTCTCTGATGAAGCACCAAATGAGATCCAAGATTGGGCTACTGGAGCAGGCGGAATGCCCTGGTTCTCCCTAACAGCTGTTGGAAATGCTGAGAAAATGTTCCTGGAAGCATCAAACCCTCGGTTTGATACGTTTACTTGGCCAGGTACTGCGGTTGGTACCATTGACTTTGCATGGTCACTAAAATTATTCTGTGCACTCGGATTCATGGCAAAGCCATTGGCATTTACCGGTTCATTTTTAGTAATGAATCCAATGTTGCTCGTTTGTCTGCTTTTCTCAGAAGTTCCAAACTTTGCATCACCAGGTCTTCCATGGTACACCCATGTAGCTTCATTTTTGGGCTGTGGTGCAACTGGTTCCTGAGACTGGAAGAAGGGTTTAGGATGCCCAATACCATTGTTTGGGGAAAGCATATCATGAACACCAGGACCTTTCGTGCTCTGAGCACTTTGAGACGAGTCGCTTTTTTTCATTTGATGAGCTCTGACTGCTTCTGGCGGTTGGAAAAAAGGTCGGTGGCCAGCCATTTTGTTCACGGCAGGCACATCAAGCACACTAGAAGAAGCTCCTTTTGAACATTCAGACCTCTGTGGTTGCACTTCAGGAGGGCAGGCATTGGAAGAGTGTCTGCCTTTCCTAACTTGATCATTGGTTGCTCTTTTCGTCTTCACAGTATTTCTAGATGCTCTGTGTTTATCGTGCAGTGGTAAGGCATCAGTGTTCCTGTGCTGGGGTTCAGCAGAAACACCAAATAATCTTGGCTTAAGTTCTGGACTCTCAAGTGAACCAGTCACACCAACTACATTATTACCAGTGGTTATCCGATTAAGTAGACTCAAACTCATATCCTTTGAATTAATGCTTTCTGTTGGTCTGAGTCTTTCATTATCTCTGGGCACCGAAGCATTCCTTTGCATATTCGTATCAGAGCTAACCTGACTTCGTAACTGGTCTTGCATAACTAGAATAGGTGGCAATGGTGGCTCATATTCTCCAACCCAGCCACGTCCAAACCTCACTTCAGCGGGTAATGTCTGCTGAATACGCTCAGAAGCAATTCTCCAACCTTGGGCACCAAGTGAACCAGCAAAACGAGCCAAACTTCTTGCATAAGAGTGCTCAGCATGAAGTCCAACCTGTAAGGACGAAAAATCTAGCCATGTGAACTAACCAGCAAAAGAAACTGTGAAGTATAAAAGCAGATTGGATTTAACCAGAGGTGTTCACATACACTTATCAGCTCTTTTGGCTCCGCACAGAAGACATCAAATATTAGGTCAGAATCTGATGAAGGCTGGTCTTCATGTTCATGGTAAGTTTTTCGTCTAGTCTCGTCTACCACAAATGACTTGTGGCTGGGCTTTGCTGAATAATCTCGTGCTGAAAAGCGAAGAAAAGAATAAGCGTGTCAGCAGGGTTATATGAGCACTTGGTTATACGAGTAGTAATCAAATGAAATTCCTCCACCTGAAATGGAACTGCGAGATATTCATCTCAACCAAATTAGCAAGATACATAGGTCATCATTAAGCATTTTGAGTACCAAACTACTAATTCATCACCAGAATGACTCAGAGAAACCCCACATATACAGAACTGAAGAAAGAAGCATTGGGCATATTATAATTTCCTTTCAGTGGGCATCCTTTGTTTGCTGATCAATGCATTCTAGTGACTTTACAAAGTTCAGACCTTTCGTCTTCAGAACTGTAAGGCATAACCTCCCTATTACATAAAATAGTGTGGCTAGTAGGTATTTAACTAACGGAACAATTTAAGTAGATGAGCTGATTCAGAGAGAGGAAGATGATACCTGAAGTATCGTCAGTCTTCTCAGACCCGACCTCATCCACTGGAGAACTGATGTCTTTGTCGGAACACCCATCGGCTGCAGTAGATTCAGGGGGCTCAGCACCATTAGCCTGTGACACGCTTAAGACATCAGAGCCATCTCCTGCAGAAACAATGGTGGCAGGAGAGACATTTGAACCCAATGTGTCTTGGCCATTCAAACAAAATGGCTTAGCAATCTCTTCGTTGCAGGAGTCGCCTAG contains:
- the LOC109759946 gene encoding uncharacterized protein, whose protein sequence is MPRSPSPEPERSYPARRRGGGGGNHVLSSRCRSPSPPPRRSLRPRRAAAASSRPLVDDFFPFPSSPSSSPPRPQHRRAPSPEPSSSDSDGGGVAGSSASDRRRRKLKLVVKLSQLPPDQHHRRAPPPPPYSDSSEGEERPAGGGEEQVKPPKKRRIESRDDRSRSREVAGRSDAASAPRTKRLPVPGMARTTPLPDRQALDMILDKLQKKDTYGVFAEPVDLEELPDYNDVIEHPMDFGTVKRKLARNAYRSFEQFEDDVFLICSNAMVYNAPDTVYFRQAHSIQELARKKFQELRDEGIPTENQVRSEQKVGPIPCNRGPIKKPVLRYSDDDLDFLTRKEQIKRPNAKISGADISFRDQVKKPVSRNSENNLSSSFHKERVKKPIFRNSENNLSSSFHGEQVKKSISRNSEDDRSSSIHQVKVKKAISRNSEDDRSPSFQQGQVRKAISRSSENDRSSSLPQQQVKKPTSRSSKDGLSSQKTHVGKPVCRNGEDPECSLEKEPSENPGSANGEDLGLSPEKLVEEPSCRYRDDMDHSRQTESAREPFCRDGQDDLGDSCNEEIAKPFCLNGQDTLGSNVSPATIVSAGDGSDVLSVSQANGAEPPESTAADGCSDKDISSPVDEVGSEKTDDTSARDYSAKPSHKSFVVDETRRKTYHEHEDQPSSDSDLIFDVFCAEPKELISVGLHAEHSYARSLARFAGSLGAQGWRIASERIQQTLPAEVRFGRGWVGEYEPPLPPILVMQDQLRSQVSSDTNMQRNASVPRDNERLRPTESINSKDMSLSLLNRITTGNNVVGVTGSLESPELKPRLFGVSAEPQHRNTDALPLHDKHRASRNTVKTKRATNDQVRKGRHSSNACPPEVQPQRSECSKGASSSVLDVPAVNKMAGHRPFFQPPEAVRAHQMKKSDSSQSAQSTKGPGVHDMLSPNNGIGHPKPFFQSQEPVAPQPKNEATWVYHGRPGDAKFGTSEKSRQTSNIGFITKNEPVNANGFAMNPSAQNNFSDHAKSMVPTAVPGQVNVSNRGFDASRNIFSAFPTAVRENQGIPPAPVAQSWISFGASSESKPTIVSPNFNDGNSGWKMPFANVRTCDETKISAVPQFFRQPVQVPRESPGQNKGLVIFPQLVQTDFSRSQGQSQWQGLVPHMQQKPNMDMLRPDLNIGFPSPGSPPARQSSGINLEAQQPDLALQL